The Rhizobium rosettiformans genomic sequence CGGCCTCGCGGAAGATCTTCGTCATCCAGGCGCTTCCCGCAGCCATCGCCATTATTGCTGTCCTGATTGCCGGCTGACCCGATGAACATGCACATGAACCGCCCCCCTCTGACGATCAGGCTCTGCGGCCCGCGCGGCTTTTGCGCCGGTGTCGACCGCGCGATCCAGATCGTCGTGCTCGCCCTCAAACGTTATGGCGCGCCGGTCTATGTCCGCCACGAAATCGTCCACAACCGTTATGTCGTGGAAGGGCTTGAGGCCAAGGGGGCGATCTTTGTCGAGGAACTCGACGAGATCCCAGCCGAGCACCGCCAGCAACCCGTGGTCTTTTCCGCCCATGGCGTGCCGAAATCCGTCCCGGAAGACGCGGCAAGCCGCAATCTCTTCTATCTCGATGCCACCTGTCCGCTGGTTTCCAAGGTCCACAAGCAGGCCATGCGTCACCAGCGCCTTGGCCGCCACGTGATCCTGATCGGCCATGCCGGCCATCCCGAAGTCATCGGCACCATGGGCCAGCTTCCGGAAGGCACCGTTTCCCTGGTCGAGACGGTCGAAGATGCCGATGCCTACCAGCCGGCGGACCCTGACAATCTCGGCTACGTCACCCAGACGACGCTTTCCGTGGACGACACCGCCGGCGTCATCGCCCGCCTGATGCAACGCTTCCCGAACCTGACTGCCCCCTCGGCCGACAGTATCTGCTACGCCACCACCAACCGCCAGGAAGCGGTGAAGGCGGCCGCTCCCGGCTGCGACCTCTTCATCGTCGTCGGTGCTCCCAATTCGTCGAATTCCAAGCGCCTCGTCGAAGTCGCCTTGCGGGCAGGGGCCACCCGCTCGATGCTGGTTCAGCGGGCCTCCGAGATCGACTGGTCCGAGATCGGCGAGATCGGAACGCTCGGCATTTCCGCCGGTGCGTCTGCCCCGGAAGTCATCGTTGACGAAATCATCGACGCCTTCCGCGAACGCTTCGATGCCAAGGTCGAACTGGCGATCACGGCGGAAGAGAACGAACACTTCCTGGTCAACCGCGAATTGCGCGATGTTGAACTGACCCGAGAGGATATGGCTTGGGTCAATGGATGACCGCCTCAGCAGCCTGAAATTTGAGGATATCGATTTTGAAAAAGATGGTTTCGTCTGGCCTCGTTTGCCTTCTGTCTCTCACCGCTTGTTCCACTTCGTCCGAAGCGCCGAAACCTGCAGCCAGTCCAGCCATCGAAGAAGCTTTCTTTGACTACACGCTCGAGGTCGGCAAGGCGCGCCTCCTGCAGCGCAAATGCCCGGAGCTCGCCATGAACTTCGATGGCCTGATGGCTGAACTCAGGTCGCGCCCGCAACTGGCCGGCTCACAGGGGCGGCTATCCGCCGACAGCATCGACAAGGGTCGGTTGGCGGACGCTTTCGATCGGTTCGAGAAACAGAACGGCCTGTACCGCGCCGATCAGAGCGCCTATTGCGCCTTCGGCAAGAAGCAGATTGCGGCCAAGACCAGAACCGGCCGACTGCTGCAGCTCCGGAGCAAATAGGACGACCGAGGTTTTTCGCGTTAGCGCCCCGTCGACGGGATCTTCGTTGCGATCCCTCCAGTCCGGTCGACGCATGCCAGCGCATCCATAAGGCGCATCGGGCGGCCATAGAGATAACCTTGGCCTTCCTGGCAACCGATCTCGCGCAAGACCCTCTCTTGCGCGACAACCTCTATCCCCTCGGCCACCGTGCGCAATCCCATCTCCCGGCTCATCGCAACCAGCGCCTTGGTGATCGCGGCATCCGAAGGTCGCGTGCGAATATCGCGGATGAAGCCGCGATCGATTTTGAGGGTGGTCAGCGGATAGCGTTGCAGCGAACTCAAGGACGCAAAGCCGGTCCCGAAATCGTCGAAGGCGACACCCACGCCGAGGTCGCGGATTGCCTTCAGGGCCTGGACGCTTGCATCCGCATCGTTCAGCGCCACCTGTTCGGTGATCTCCAGTTCGAGCCACTCGGGCGCCACATGATGGCGTTCCAGCGCCTCTCCGACGCGGTCGCACAGATGCGGCGACCGGAACTGTTGCGGAAAGAGATTGACGGCGATCCGGTATCGGCCGTCCGGTCGATTAACGAGCGCAGCCATCCGGCACGCCTCTTCAATGGTCCACCAGCCGATATCGCAGGCAAGCGAGCTCTGCTCCAGAGACGGCAGAAAGGCGCCCGGCAAAAGCAGGCCGAGCTCGGGATGGTTCCAGCGGATCAGCGCTTCGAAGCCCACAACGCTGCGTGTCGCAAGGTCGACCTGCGGCTGGTAGAACATCTCGAATTCATCATTCTGCAGCGCGCGACGCAGCCGGTCGCGCATGTCGCGTTTGGCCTGGCTTTCGTTGCGCATGGATGTCTCGAAGAAGCGATAGGCTCGGCCACCGGCCGCCTTGGCGCGGTAGAGGGCGAAATCAGCCGAGGCCAGCAGTTCTTCCGCTTCGCCGCCATGCGAGGGCGAAAGCGCAATCCCGATGCTCGCCCCCAGTTCGAGCTCCAGACCTCCGAGGCTGAAAGGCTTGCGGAATGCTTCGAGGATCCGCGCTGCCTCGCTTTGTGCAAAGAGCGGATCACCACTGTCAGGGAGGAGCACCGCAAACTCGTCGCCGCCGAGGCGTCCGATCACCGCGTTCTCTCCAAGCAGATAGGGTAGCCGCACACCGACTGCTTGCAACAGGCTGTCACCGACAAGATGGCCATGCGTATCGTTGACGTCCTTGAAGCCGTCGAGATCCATCATCAGGAGCGTGCAGGCAGCACCCAAGGATAGCTTTTCAGCCAGAACGCTCATGAATTCGTGCCGGTTGTGCAGCCCGGTCAAAGTGTCGTGCGAGGCAAGGCGCATCAACCGCGCATCCCGCTCGCGCCGTTCGGAGATGTCGCGAATGGTGCCGCCGGCCCAGAATTGACCCTGTTCACTCCAGGTGGCGAGCGTGATTTCAATCGGAAACTCGCTGCCGTCGCTTTTGATCGCGCACACTTCGACGGCTCGTCCGGCAAGGCCGGGCTTCGAGCCCCCTGCAACATTGGACATGCCCGCCGTATGCGCGCCCCGCATGCGTTCGGGAATGATCCGCGTAAGAGGTTGGCCAATGATATTCTCCGGCAGATAGCCGAACATGTCGCAGAAGGCCGGATTGGCAAAACGAATGGTCCCGGACCGATCTGCGACGATGAGCGCGAGATGCATGGCCTTGGCAAATTCGTCAGCCAGTCGCGGCGAGTCCGGTAGATTCATGGTTGCGCCCCGGTTTCATGAATACCGACCAAAGTAGGGGGCTGAGATTAGGGAAAGGTAAAATTCGAGATCGGGCTTCAATCCGAGCTTGCGGAGAGCAAGGAGACGGGAGTGCGCAGCGCGACCCCCGGCCTGCAAGCACCATTTCCTGTGCCCCGTGTCGCAGCAGGGCTGGCATGCCCGCCGCGCCCGTTATAGGACTGCTGTCATCCCCGAAGCGGCACGGAACCAACGCTGTGGCAGTCTATACCGATATCAACGAAATCGACTTGAAGGCCTTCCTGGCGCAGTATGAGGCAGGCGAGCTGCTCTCCTACAAGGGCATCGCCGAAGGCGTGGAGAACTCCAACTTCCTGCTGCACACCTCGAAGTTTCCGCTGATCCTGACGCTCTACGAGAAGCGGGTCGAAAAGTCGGACCTGCCTTTCTTCCTCGGCCTGATGCATCATCTCTCCGAGCGCGGCCTCAATTGTCCGCTGCCCTTGCCACGCAAGGACGGCGAGCTGCTCGGAGAACTCTCGGGCCGCCCGGCCGCTCTTATCTCCTTCCTCGAAGGCATGTGGCTGAGAAAGCCCGAGGCGCAGCATTGCCGCGAGGTGGGGGCTGCTCTTGCCAAGATGCACATCGCCGGCGAAGGCTTCGAACTCACGCGACCAAATGCCCTGTCGCTCGAAGGCTGGCAGGTGCTCTGGGCGAAGTCCGAGGCACGCGCCGACGAGGTGGAGGAGGGGTTGGAGGCCGAGATCGGCGCTGAGCTGGATTTCCTCTCCATCCATTGGCCGAAGGACCTGCCGGCCGGCGTCATCCATGCCGATCTCTTCCCGGACAATGTCTTCTTCCTCGGTGATACCCTGTCAGGCCTGATCGACTTCTATTTCGCCTGCAATGACCTTCTGGTCTATGACCTCTCGATCTGCCTGAATTCCTGGTGCTTCGAAAAGGACGGCGCCTACAACATCACCAAGGGCAAGGCGATGATCGAGGGCTACCAGTCGGTCCGTCCGCTCTCGGCCGCCGAAATCGAGGCTCTGCCGATCCTCTGCCGCGGTTCTGCTCTCCGCTTCTTCCTGACCCGCCTCTATGACTGGCTGACGACGCCGGCAGGCGCCTTGGTGGTGAAGAAGGATCCGCTCGAATATCTGAAGAAGCTGCGCTTCCACCGCGCGGTCACCAACGCCTCCGAATACGGACTGATTGCATGAAACATGTCGAGATCTACACAGACGGCGCCTGCTCGGGAAATCCCGGCCCCGGAGGCTGGGGCGCGGTGCTGCGCTACGGCGAGGTAGAAAAGGAGCTTTCCGGCGGCGAGGCGGATACCACCAACAACCGGATGGAACTGCTCGCCACGATCACCGCACTGAATGCGCTGAAAGACGCCTGTGAAGTCGACCTCTACACCGACAGCAAATATGTCATGGACGGCATCTCCAAGTGGATCTTCGGCTGGAAGAAGAACGGCTGGAAGACGGCCGACAAGAAGCCGGTGAAGAATGGCGAACTCTGGCAGGCGCTCGACGTCGCCAATCAGCGCCACAAGGTCAAGTGGCACTGGGTCAAGGGCCATGCCGGTCATCCGGAAAATGAACGCGCCGACGAATTGGCGCGCAAGGGCATGGAGCCCTTCAAGAAATCGGGCGGCTTTCCCAAGTCCCTGATGGTGAAGTGAGCTGAGTGGGAAAGGGCAAGGCGCGTCCTCATCCCCTTGCCCTTTCGCCCGTTGCCCCTATGCTCCGGTCAAAACACCATCACGGGAGACATCCATGATCCAGCACTGCGTGTTCTTGCGCTTCAAGGCCGCTGTTCAGGAGGCCGAAAAGCAGGCGATCTATGCGGCCATTTCCGATCTGAAGGACGTGGTACCAGGCATGCTGGAGGTGAAGGCCGGGGCAAATGTCTCGCCGGAAGGGCTGGCAGGCGGCTATAACGATGGCTTCATCGTCACCTTCGAGGACGAGATGGTCCGAGACTATTACCTGAAACATCCGAAGCATGTTGAAGTCGGCGAACGCATCGTCGGCGCGACCGATGGCGGGCTGGCCGGCATCCTCGTCTTCGATCTGGCGTACTGACCCTTCCCAAAACGAGGAGAGGCCCGGTTTCCCGAGCCTCTTCAGTTCTAAAATCTCTCTTGCGGGCTCAGGCGCTGAGCTGCTCGATCATCGTTGCAGCCGAGGAAACCGTCGCCTGGCCCGGGTTCTCCTCGATGTTGAGGCTCTTCAGCACGCCGTCTTCGACCAGCATCGAATAGCGCTTCGAGCGTACCCCTAGCCCGCCGCCCGACAGGTCGATGTCGAGGCCGAGTGCCTTGGTGAAGGAGGCGTCCCAGTCGGCGAGGAAATGGATCTTGCCCTGGCCACCCGAATGCTGCGCCCAGGCGCCCATGACATGCCAGTCGTTGACAGAGACGACGGCGATGTCGTCGACGCCCCGCGCCATCAGCGCATCACGGTTTTCCAGGTAACCCGGCAGGTGATTCAGCGTGCAGGTGGGAGTAAACGCGCCCGGAACGGCGAAGACGACGACCTTCTTGCCCGCGAACAGCTGTTCCGTGGTGATCTCCACCGGACCATCGGCGGTCTTTTCCTTGAAGGTGGCCTGGGGCAGCTTGTCGCCAATGGCAATGGTCATGAAATCGTCCTCGCTTGGTTGCTCCATCCAGAACCCCTCCGAATGGCAATCGAGGCGAATATAGGAATGGGTCAATCAAAGGCAAGCGTGGTTTCCATGGTCCTGTCGCCGCTGACCACGAGAATTCCCCACTGCTTGCCGGCGATCTTGTATTTCTTCGGCAACTTGCCGATCGGCAATGTCAGAACCGTCTCGCCATCGGCGCCTCGGGAGGCAACGGAATGGGTGAAGACATGGCCGCTTGGCCCGCTCACAAAAGCCTTCGGACTGACCGCGTCAGCAGGCATCTTGAGCCGGACGACGAGCTCCCTTTGATCTGCGCCGAGTTGGTGGTCGACGACGTGAAACTCGGGCGAGGGGCCGGGCGGCACCTGGGCCTGGGCGGAGCGAACAAGCGCTGTTTCGACAGAATTGGCGATCCCGTCTTCGTCCGGCGGCACGCTGAGATCGGCCTGGAAGGGAATGCAGATGTTCTGGCAGACCCCGACAAAGGCACTCAGCGTCACGGCGGTGTCATCGGGCGCGTTCTTGAGGGTGATCGGCAAGGTCACAGGATGGTCATAGCCGACATCGGTCATGTCGCCATTGGTCAGGACCTTGGGCACGGGAAAGCCGACACGTTCGACGGTGTAGGCGGCGCCCGGCGCCGGCGTGATTGCGGGCGGAATGCCGACATCGCCCGGCTCTTTCCAATAGGTGATCCAGCCCTGTTTGGGCTCGATTACGAGCGCACCATGTCTCGTCCCGTCGGCCTCCTTGGGAAGCAGGATCAGGCGCATCCGCCCGCCTTCGTTCAGGGCCCAGTCGCTGCTCGCCGCAAGTGACGGCATGGCGGGGAAGAGCGAGACCAGGCCGATGGCTGCCGCAACCATCCATGCGCGGCTGCCGCGGGAAATGACTGAGAGATTGGAACAAGACATCGCGAAGTTCATTCTGGGGGTCATGTCTCCGGCTCTAGAAGATCGTCGTCGGCTTGGCCAGTCACGCTTGCTTCATGGTCATCATTTTGGGTTGATCGGAACCCGCTTCTGGCCCATCTTGAATGGGAGACTACATCTGAACCACGCGTGAAGCCGATTGCCGACAAGGCGAACCAAGGAGGCGGGCATGGCATTGTCGTCGAAAACCGATCTGAGAGAACGCGGCTTCCTGGATGGACAGCTGCTGATTGCCATGCCGGGCATGCCCGATGGCAATTTTGCCCGCGCGGTCGTCTATATCTGCGCCCATTCCGATGCCGGCGCCATGGGCTTCATCATCAACCGTTCGCAATCGGTGACCTTCGCCGATCTCCTCCTGCATCTGGAGCTGATCGACCGCAACGATGCCATCATGCTGCCCGATCACGCCCGGCATTTCCCCATCCAGTGCGGCGGCCCGGTCGAGCAGAACCGCGGCTTCGTGCTGCATTCGGACGACTATCTGTCGGATAGCTCCATCCCCGTCAGCGACGACATCTCGCTCACCGCCACGCTCGACATCGTCCGCGCGATCTCGGATGGCCGAGGTCCCCGCCACGCCACCATGCTGCTCGGCTATGCCGGCTGGGGCCCGGGGCAGCTGGAAGAAGAGATCGCCCAGAACGGCTGGCTGCATTGCGCGGCCACCGAAAGCCTGATCTTCGACCGTAGCCTGGATAACAAATACGACCGGGCGCTGGGGCTGATGGGCATCAATCCCGCGATGCTGTCCATGGATGCCGGCCACGCTTGAGGGCCGGCGGGGAGGCGGTAACTCCGTCTCTCACGCCCGCTTCATCAGCGGAAACCGTTCCTTCAACAACCTCAGCACCGACTCGGCGCCAAGCGGCGGTCCGAACAGATAGCTCTGGCCGTAGTCGCAGCCCATCATGGCGAGGTCGGCAGCATCCTGGTCGGTCTGGATGCCCTCGGCCACGACCTGCATGTCGAGCCCGCGGGCCATCGAGACGACGGAGCGCAAGAGCACGGACTTCTTGTCCGACTGGTCGCAGACCAGCGCCTTGTCGAGCTTGATCGTGTCGAAAGGGAAGCGGGTGAGATAGGCGAGCGACGAATAGCCGGTGCCGAAATCGTCGAGCGCCAGGCTGATGCCGGTGTCCTTCAGCTTTTCCAGCATCAGGCGCGCCTGTTCCGGGTTTTCCATCACGACGCTTTCGGTCAGCTCCAGCTTGATCCGCTTCGGATCGCACTGTGTCTTCACCAGCATGGCGCGGATGTCGTTATAGATCTCGCTCGAAATCAGCTGGGCCGAGGAGAGGTTCACCGAGACGAAGACCGGAAGCTCGCCGGTCTGGCGTTCCCACTCCATCAGGTCGCTGGAGGCGCGCTCCAGCGCGAACATACCGAGCGGCTCGATCAGGTCGGACATTTCCGCGATCGGAATGAATTCCGTCGGCGAGATATTGCCCCGCTTCGGATGATCCCAGCGCATCAGCGCCTCGAAACCAGCGATC encodes the following:
- the ispH gene encoding 4-hydroxy-3-methylbut-2-enyl diphosphate reductase; the encoded protein is MHMNRPPLTIRLCGPRGFCAGVDRAIQIVVLALKRYGAPVYVRHEIVHNRYVVEGLEAKGAIFVEELDEIPAEHRQQPVVFSAHGVPKSVPEDAASRNLFYLDATCPLVSKVHKQAMRHQRLGRHVILIGHAGHPEVIGTMGQLPEGTVSLVETVEDADAYQPADPDNLGYVTQTTLSVDDTAGVIARLMQRFPNLTAPSADSICYATTNRQEAVKAAAPGCDLFIVVGAPNSSNSKRLVEVALRAGATRSMLVQRASEIDWSEIGEIGTLGISAGASAPEVIVDEIIDAFRERFDAKVELAITAEENEHFLVNRELRDVELTREDMAWVNG
- a CDS encoding DUF5333 family protein — encoded protein: MVSSGLVCLLSLTACSTSSEAPKPAASPAIEEAFFDYTLEVGKARLLQRKCPELAMNFDGLMAELRSRPQLAGSQGRLSADSIDKGRLADAFDRFEKQNGLYRADQSAYCAFGKKQIAAKTRTGRLLQLRSK
- a CDS encoding putative bifunctional diguanylate cyclase/phosphodiesterase encodes the protein MNLPDSPRLADEFAKAMHLALIVADRSGTIRFANPAFCDMFGYLPENIIGQPLTRIIPERMRGAHTAGMSNVAGGSKPGLAGRAVEVCAIKSDGSEFPIEITLATWSEQGQFWAGGTIRDISERRERDARLMRLASHDTLTGLHNRHEFMSVLAEKLSLGAACTLLMMDLDGFKDVNDTHGHLVGDSLLQAVGVRLPYLLGENAVIGRLGGDEFAVLLPDSGDPLFAQSEAARILEAFRKPFSLGGLELELGASIGIALSPSHGGEAEELLASADFALYRAKAAGGRAYRFFETSMRNESQAKRDMRDRLRRALQNDEFEMFYQPQVDLATRSVVGFEALIRWNHPELGLLLPGAFLPSLEQSSLACDIGWWTIEEACRMAALVNRPDGRYRIAVNLFPQQFRSPHLCDRVGEALERHHVAPEWLELEITEQVALNDADASVQALKAIRDLGVGVAFDDFGTGFASLSSLQRYPLTTLKIDRGFIRDIRTRPSDAAITKALVAMSREMGLRTVAEGIEVVAQERVLREIGCQEGQGYLYGRPMRLMDALACVDRTGGIATKIPSTGR
- a CDS encoding homoserine kinase, with translation MAVYTDINEIDLKAFLAQYEAGELLSYKGIAEGVENSNFLLHTSKFPLILTLYEKRVEKSDLPFFLGLMHHLSERGLNCPLPLPRKDGELLGELSGRPAALISFLEGMWLRKPEAQHCREVGAALAKMHIAGEGFELTRPNALSLEGWQVLWAKSEARADEVEEGLEAEIGAELDFLSIHWPKDLPAGVIHADLFPDNVFFLGDTLSGLIDFYFACNDLLVYDLSICLNSWCFEKDGAYNITKGKAMIEGYQSVRPLSAAEIEALPILCRGSALRFFLTRLYDWLTTPAGALVVKKDPLEYLKKLRFHRAVTNASEYGLIA
- the rnhA gene encoding ribonuclease HI translates to MKHVEIYTDGACSGNPGPGGWGAVLRYGEVEKELSGGEADTTNNRMELLATITALNALKDACEVDLYTDSKYVMDGISKWIFGWKKNGWKTADKKPVKNGELWQALDVANQRHKVKWHWVKGHAGHPENERADELARKGMEPFKKSGGFPKSLMVK
- a CDS encoding Dabb family protein — its product is MIQHCVFLRFKAAVQEAEKQAIYAAISDLKDVVPGMLEVKAGANVSPEGLAGGYNDGFIVTFEDEMVRDYYLKHPKHVEVGERIVGATDGGLAGILVFDLAY
- a CDS encoding peroxiredoxin produces the protein MTIAIGDKLPQATFKEKTADGPVEITTEQLFAGKKVVVFAVPGAFTPTCTLNHLPGYLENRDALMARGVDDIAVVSVNDWHVMGAWAQHSGGQGKIHFLADWDASFTKALGLDIDLSGGGLGVRSKRYSMLVEDGVLKSLNIEENPGQATVSSAATMIEQLSA
- a CDS encoding protein-disulfide reductase DsbD domain-containing protein; amino-acid sequence: MTPRMNFAMSCSNLSVISRGSRAWMVAAAIGLVSLFPAMPSLAASSDWALNEGGRMRLILLPKEADGTRHGALVIEPKQGWITYWKEPGDVGIPPAITPAPGAAYTVERVGFPVPKVLTNGDMTDVGYDHPVTLPITLKNAPDDTAVTLSAFVGVCQNICIPFQADLSVPPDEDGIANSVETALVRSAQAQVPPGPSPEFHVVDHQLGADQRELVVRLKMPADAVSPKAFVSGPSGHVFTHSVASRGADGETVLTLPIGKLPKKYKIAGKQWGILVVSGDRTMETTLAFD
- a CDS encoding YqgE/AlgH family protein yields the protein MALSSKTDLRERGFLDGQLLIAMPGMPDGNFARAVVYICAHSDAGAMGFIINRSQSVTFADLLLHLELIDRNDAIMLPDHARHFPIQCGGPVEQNRGFVLHSDDYLSDSSIPVSDDISLTATLDIVRAISDGRGPRHATMLLGYAGWGPGQLEEEIAQNGWLHCAATESLIFDRSLDNKYDRALGLMGINPAMLSMDAGHA